A stretch of Aedes aegypti strain LVP_AGWG chromosome 2, AaegL5.0 Primary Assembly, whole genome shotgun sequence DNA encodes these proteins:
- the LOC5565656 gene encoding uncharacterized protein LOC5565656, with protein sequence MSLNVRLVGLVVVMLFGIQHNRVAAYQDAFTTTELSYSFGRRADADVLCFEKQLVKGTTLPATISQTQATNIRYITLVADKYYKDGFRATVTPALPVMATNVRVDGKPVLPYSILIQFWCAP encoded by the exons ATGAGTCTCAACGTTCGATTGGTTGGATTGGTGGTGGTGATGCTCTTCGGAATTCAACATAATCGAGTAGCAGCATATCAGGACGCGTTCACGACGACGGAACTGAGTTACTCTTTCGGTAGAAGAGCCGATGCCGACGTACTTTGCTTCGAAAAACAACTGGTCAAAGGAACAACCCTACCGGCAACGATTTCACAAACTCAAGct ACCAACATACGGTACATAACGCTGGTGGCCGATAAATACTATAAAGATGGGTTCCGTGCAACCGTTACTCCAGCGCTTCCGGTAATGGCAACTAATGTCCGCGTAGACGGCAAACCCGTTTTACCGTACAGCATACTCATTCAGTTTTGGTGTGCACCGTAA